From Megalobrama amblycephala isolate DHTTF-2021 linkage group LG8, ASM1881202v1, whole genome shotgun sequence, the proteins below share one genomic window:
- the LOC125274497 gene encoding tryptase-like: MWKLTCVSLVLLVSVQGSLSQLNVCGQAPLNNRIVGGVDAFEGSWPWQVSLHSSTYGGHFCGGSLINSEWVLTAAHCLPGVSASSLLVYLGKRTQQGVNTYEISRKVATIVVHPSYDSQTSDNDIALLRLSSAVTFNDYIRPVCLAAQNSVFPSGTSSWITGWGDIQSGVSLPAPGILQETMVPVVANTQCDTLLGSGSVTNNMICAGLLEGGKDTCQGDSGGPMVSKQCLVWVQSGITSWGYGCADPNAPGVYTRVSQYQSWITTAIVQNLPGFVVFNPTSTCQPVSTTLPAPTTSPAPTTSTASTTSPTPATSQSSTTSATTTTTLRPPPNQTSISCRKRCGERFDIRNRCNCNYGCRINCCRDYKKRC, translated from the exons ATGTGGAAGTTAACGTGTGTCAGTTTGGTCCTCCTCGTATCTGTTCAAG GTTCACTTTCTCAGCTGAATG TTTGTGGACAAGCCCCTCTAAACAACCGTATTGTGGGTGGTGTGGATGCCTTTGAGGGGTCATGGCCGTGGCAGGTCAGTCTGCACAGCTCTACCTATGGAGGTCATTTTTGCGGAGGCTCCCTCATCAACAGTGAATGGGTGCTGACGGCAGCTCACTGTTTACCTGG TGTCAGTGCATCCAGCCTGCTTGTGTACTTGGGAAAGAGAACACAGCAGGGAGTCAATACCTATGAAATCAGTAGAAAGGTCGCCACGATCGTCGTTCACCCCTCCTATGACAGTCAAACCAGTGACAATGACATCGCTCTGTTGCGCCTGTCCTCCGCAGTTACCTTTAATGACTACATTAGACCCGTGTGTCTGGCGGCCCAGAACAGTGTCTTCCCTTCTGGCACCAGCAGCTGGATCACAGGCTGGGGAGATATTCAGTCTGGAG TGAGCCTACCTGCTCCTGGGATTCTGCAGGAGACTATGGTTCCAGTGGTGGCTAATACTCAATGTGATACTCTGCTGGGTTCTGGATCTGTTACCAACAACATGATCTGTGCTGGTTTATTGGAGGGAGGCAAAGACACCTGCCAG GGTGACTCTGGAGGTCCAATGGTCAGCAAGCAATGTTTGGTGTGGGTTCAGTCTGGTATCACCAGCTGGGGTTATGGCTGTGCCGATCCCAACGCACCTGGTGTTTACACGCGAGTTTCACAGTATCAGAGTTGGATCACCACTGCCATTGTCCAGAATCTCCCAGGATTCGTTGTCTTCAACCCTACAAGCACATGCCAACCTGTTTCTACGACCTTGCCTGCTCCTACTACATCACCTGCTCCTACTACCTCAACTGCTTCTACTACTTCACCTACTCCAGCTACCTCACAATCTTCTACTACTTCAGCAACAACAACTACTACGCTAAGACCTCCACCCAATCAGA CCTCAATTTCTTGTCGAAAGAGGTGTGGTGAGAGATTTGACATCCGTAACCGCTGCAACTGCAACTATGGCTGCCGCATAAACTGCTGTAGGGATTATAAAAAGCGATGCT AG